From Xyrauchen texanus isolate HMW12.3.18 chromosome 9, RBS_HiC_50CHRs, whole genome shotgun sequence, the proteins below share one genomic window:
- the LOC127649345 gene encoding calcium/calmodulin-dependent protein kinase II inhibitor 2-like has translation MSEVLPYGEGKMNGYGADNDVSQMSFSCGLQDTNAFFGASQAKRPPKLGQIGRAKRVVIEDDRIDEVLKGMTDKSSPGV, from the exons ATGTCCGAGGTTCTGCCCTACGGCGAAGGGAAAATGAACGGATACGGAGCTGACAACGATGTCAGTCAAATGTCCTTCAGCTGCGGGCTGCAGGACACCAACGCGTTCTTCGGAGCGTCGCAGGCGAAAAGACCCCCAAAACTTGGACAGATCGGCAGAGCGAAGAGAG TGGTCATCGAGGACGACCGAATAGACGAGGTGCTGAAAGGCATGACCGACAAATCATCACCGGGTGTTTAA